GCAGTCAGATAAAACATGGGCCTTATACTATTGGAGGTGCGGTAAACTTACTATCAACAGAAATTCCTGAATCATTTAAGGGCTTTGCTCAGATAGCTTATGGAATTTTTAATACAAATCAACAAAGAGTTTGGGTGGGTGATAGTAGAAACAACCTGGAATATGTATTTGAATTAAACAGAATAGCCAGCACCGGTTTTAAAGAATTAGATAATGGCAGCAATACAGGTTTTGACAGACAGGATATTTTGGGAAGACTCCGCTGGCACACAGACGAGGAGGCCACAATTTCTCAATCTGTAACCTTAAAATTCATGCACAGTTCTGAAGATGCAAATGAAACCTATTTGGGATTAACCTACGAAGATTATGTAGTAAATCCTTTAAGAAGATATTCCGCAACTCAAAAAGATCTGCTGGATATGAATCACCAGCACATCTCTATTAATCATTTAATACAACCGGCAAGTGGTCTTATAGTTAACACTACCGCATATTATGCAACAACGTTCAGAGACTGGGCAAGAGCAAATACCATTGGCGGACAAAGTATTAATAATATATTGAGTAATCCTGCAGAGCACCAAACCCCCTACCAAATAATGACCGGTAAAGCCAATGGGAATATAGATTACCAGAGTGCAGCCAGAACGTACTTTTCAAAAGGGATACAATCAAATGCGCAATACATATTTAATACAAGCGAGGTGTGGCATAAGATTCAGTTAGGGCTTCGCTATCACACAGACCAAGCTGACCGGTATGCAACACGTTCGGTTTATGCAATGACTAATGGAACTATGGTATTGTCTACGGCGGGAGTAAAAGGCAATCAGGAAAACCAGATAAGAGATGCAAGTAGTTTTGCATCTTATTTAAATTACGAAATGAACTACAAAGGTTTAAAGGTTAGTCCGGGTATTCGATTTGAAAAAATCAGATTGGATTTTCAAAATTATGGAAATGCAGACGTTGAGAGATTAGGCACTTCACTAAAAAAAGCTTCGAACGACTTATCTGTTTTCCTGCTCGGGATAGGTGTAAACTATGAAATTAATGCCGATATGAATCTATTTGGAGGTGTTCATAAAGGATTTTCGCCTCCGGGAATGCCTTCTTTAACTTCAACAACAGGTCAAGCCGAAGTAGAAACTTCTGTGAATTATGAATTAGGTTATAATTATGATAGCGAAGGATTAAATGCCCAGGTAACCGCTTTTTTAAATAATTATGATAATATCTTAGGCTCTGATAATGTATCCGGAGGTGGTGCGGGCACAGGCAATATGTTTAATGCAGGTAATGCAAAAATCCAAGGTTTAGAAGTTGGTTTAGCATACGATTTGCTTTATACAAAAAAGGCAACACAAGATTTTAAACTACCAGTATATATAGCATATACTTATACCTCAGCAAAGTTTAATGAGACTTTTAAAAATGGCGGAGGCGACTGGGGAAGCGGAATAATTAACAGAGGCGATTTCATTCCGTTTATCACACCTCATTTATTGACGGTTAGTATTGGTTTTGAAAATAATAAATTCGATGCTACGGTAATCGGTCGATATACCGGGGAAACAAGAGTAAAGCCGGGTCAAAACAACATTATTGTACCGGCTGAAAACGTAATCTATAATGATGTGAATGCGTTAAAAGGATTTTTAATCATTGACATTTCTGCTAATTATAGATTAGATAGAACCTTCACTGCTTTCACAACAATTAATAATCTTACAAACAGCAGAGCTATTGTGGCAAATTTGCCGCAGGGTTACAGACCCAATATGCCATTGAGTTTTAACGTTGGATTGAAAGCCGACTTATAAAAATTAAGACAACTTACAACAAGATATTTGCAAATGCATTGTTAAAGAAATGAAAGGATCATTTTTACTTTCATAAGCATTTTGTTATGCGATATACTGTAAGATCATCAATCCGGAAGACTTCAGTCATTAATCTGAGCGATTACGTGTCGGGCTAATCCTGTCAACAGGAATCTCAATCCGCCTCAAAAACGTCATTTTACTCCCCTAAAATTGGGATAAGATCAGGTCCAATTCCCATGTTTTAGTGATTGTAACCGGAGTACTACGTCCATAATTTTACCCCGGAATATTCGATTATTATGGAGTAAGGAGCAATGCAGTATGTACTTTTACAATTCATTTTTATACTCGTTTTTGCAGGAAACTATTTAGCACAAAAAAATCCGTTAAATATGCCGGACACAACAACAGTCCTAGATAAAATATTTTTAACACACGAAGCAACATACACGGGTGAATTTGCAGGAAATTTAACCGGCGGCAAAAAAACCGGTGGCGCTTATCTTGGGATGGCAAATATTAAAATCGGTTTTGAGACAAAGACTTTAGAATTATGGGAAGGGGGGGAGTTTTTTCTGAATGGTGCTTCTACACACGGGGGGACACCATCGGAAAAATTAATTGGGGATTTTCAGGTTGCATCGAATATCGAAGCGGGCAACCGTACTTATCTTCATGAATTATGGTATAAACATAGTTACAAAAATTTTCAGGCTATAGTAGGACTGCAGGATTTAAACTCGGAATTTGTTACAAGCGAGTATGCCGGCAATTTCATTAATAGTTCGTTCGGCATACCTTCCTTAATAGCCGACAATATTCCCGTACCTATTTTCCCGCTGACAGCTCTCGGAATTACAGCCAGATATGAAGTTAACGAAAGTATGGCAATTCAGGCTGCAGTATTCGACGGATTGCCGGAAGATTCAGAAAGCAATCAGTACAATTTAAATTGGGATTTAAAATCGAGCGACGGAGTATTGGTTTTTTCTGAATTACAGTTTTCAATAGAGCTAGGGGATCTGCCCGGAAAATTGAAAGCCGGATACTACTATCATTCACATTTAAGAGAAACCTGTCCAGAAACTAAAATTGTTGAAACGGTGTTCGATAAGAACTACGGTTTTTATGCGATAGCCGATCAGAATTTATTAAAATCAGGGGGATACAATATCCTTGGAATATTTGCGCAGTTTGCAATCAGTCCAACAAACATTAATGCGCATAATTATTATTTTGGAGGAGGTATAAATTATCAGATTGTTTCCGATAATGGAACCAAAGACTTATTAGGCATTGCTATCGCTCACGCAGGATTTTCAAATAAAGACTTAAGAAACGAGACAACAGTAGAAATGTTTTACAAAGCACACATTACCGAAAATCTTTTTTTTCAGCCCGATATCCAGTACATAGTTAATCCGGCAGGAACGGAAAATAATTTAAGAAATTCGGTCGCTGCATTTCTAAGATTCGGAATAAACTTTTAAATATTATGTATAAAACAGAATTAAATATTCAGGCTGTCGAAGCAATTCATCTTTCGGACCTTCAGAACGATGAAGTCGGAATTATTACCAAGATATTAGGACACGGTGCTTTCAGGAAACGAATTACCGAGATGGGCTTTGTAAAGGGGAAGCCTGTAAAGGTTATCAAAAACGCTCCTCTTCAGGACCCGATTGAATACGAGTTGATGAGCTTCCATGTTTCGCTCCGCAGAAGCGAAGCCAGATTAATTGAAGTTGTACCGGTTGAAAAGTATGGTGATAAATCAATCGCGCATTTCGACGGAACTATACCCGACGACGAACTTCAGAAAAAAATCAGAGAAAAATGCCGGACAATCAATGTTGCACTCGTTGGCAATCCGAATTCCGGAAAAACAACATTATTCAATTACGCGACCGGTAAACATGAGCGCGTCGGTAATTACGGCGGAGTAACTGTTGATACCAAAGAAGCAAAGCTGGATCATAACGGTTACAGGATTAACATTACGGATTTGCCCGGGACCTATTCAATTTCGGAATATTCGCCCGAAGAATTATTCGTCCGGAAACATATAACCGAAACATTACCTGATGTTGTTGTGAACGTAATCGATTCGTCGAACCTAGAAAGAAATCTTTACCTTACTTCCCAACTGATGGATATGAACATCAAGGTAGTTATTGCGCTGAATATGTACGACGAACTCGAAGAGAAGGGGGATAAATTCGATCATGCTGCTCTGGCAAAAATTATAGGCATACCGATTGTTACCACTGTTGCATCCAAAGGAAAAGGAATTAAAGAATTATTCTCCAAGGTAATTGACGTATACGAAGACCGGGATGAAGTTGCACGGCATGCGCATATTAATTACGGCACAAATATCGAGGACTCGATAAAACGTTTACGCGACGAAATTAAAAAGAATAGAATTATATACGATTCCTATTACAGCAGGTACGCTGCAATTAAATTATTAGAAAACGATACTGATTTTACCAGCCGGATTTCCGGAATTCCGGATTCTCAGAATCTTCTTGCACTTGCTCAAAAGGAAATTACTTCACTCGAACGCGAATACAAGGAGAAGTCCGATACGGTAATCGCGGACGCTAAATACGGATTTATAAACGGTGTATTAAAGGAAACATATAAGCAGGATAAATTAAATAAAAGGCAGGCCAGCCATTCTATCGATTTCTTTTTAACTCACAAATACCTGGGATTTCCGATATTTATCTTTTTCTTGTGGGTAATGTTTCAGCTGACGTTTTCATTAGGCGGCTACCCGATGGATTGGATCGATGCCGGTGTATCAGAACTCGGTAATTTTATTGCCAACACACTTCCCGATGGCTCGCTGAGAGATTTGATTGTGGACGGTATAATCGGCGGTGTAGGCGGAGTAATTATATTTCTTCCGAATATTTTAATCCTGTTTTTCTGTATCTCATTAATGGAAGACACGGGTTATATGGCCCGCGCCGCTTTCATAATGGATAAGCTGATGCACAAAATCGGTCTGCACGGAAAATCATTTATTCCGCTGATAATGGGATTCGGATGCAACGTTCCTGCTGTAATGGCTACACGAACATTAGAGAACCGTAAGGACAGGATTTTAACGATGCTGATATTGCCGCTGATGTCATGCAGCGCGCGTCTGCCTGTTTATGTACTATTGATTTCAGCATTCTTCCCTGCAAACCAGGGACTGGTTTTATTGTCAATTTATCTGATCGGCATTTTGCTGGCTACACTGGTTGCTCTTGTATTTAAAAGGATCTTCTTCGCAAAGCAGGATGTTCCTTTTGTGATGGAATTGCCGCCGTATAGAATTCCCACACTCAGAAATACTCTGGTTCACATGTGGGGCAAAAGCGTTCAGTATTTAACTAAAATGGGGACTGTAATATTAAGCGCTTCAATTATTATCTGGGCACTAGGACATTTCCCCCGCGATGTGAAATTCTCGGTTGATTACGATAAAATGACGGAGGAAATTTCAGCTAACATTAATTTGACCGGGAGCGAAAAAGAGGAACAACTTGCACAGATTGAAATTGATAAAGAATCCGAGCGGATGGAGAAGTCCTATATCGGTCAATTGGGGCACATGATAGTTCCGGTTATTGAACCGCTCGGCTGGGATTGGAAAATAGGCGTGAGCATTATTACAGGTTTAGCCGCTAAAGAAATTGTAATTGGATCGATGGGAGTTCTATATCAATCCGATCTGGAAGCCGATGAAACTTCTGTAAACTTAAAGACAAAACTTCAGCAGCAGGTATTTACAAGCGGACCAAGAATAGGGGAAAAAGTTTTTTCGCCGGTTGTCGCCTATTCCCTGATGTTATTTATATTAATTTATTTCCCGTGTGTGGCGGTTATAGCGGCAATCAGAAAGGAAGCTAACTGGAAGTGGGCCACATTTACTATGGTTTACACTACTGCAATGGCATGGATTGTTGCTTTCGGTGCGTATCACATAGGAAATATTTTTTAATAAGGGATTTATATGATTCAGGATATAATTGTATTCACAATAATTTCATTAACGGCCGGTTACATAGTAATTTCTTTTATAAAGAATCTACGTGTTAAAAAAAGATCCGGGAACGCGTGCGGCGGCTGCACGGGCTGCGATCTTTCTAAAAACAGCGCTGCATGCAGCCGTGAATTCTAAACGGGCCGGAAGTTTTCCGACTCACGCTTGTTTATTCATTTCCAGTTGACCCATCTTTTTCAAAAGTAATATCCATTTTAGTATCTTTAATCCGGTATTATTGCAAGTGTTAGAATAAATTATTTATGACTAATAATTGATTTCCCGTTTTCATTTTAGGAGAATGATATGAAATACTGGTTAATGAAATCCGAAGCAAATTGCTACCCGATTGAATTTCTGGAAAAAGAAAAAAATCAAACCACCTACTGGGACGGAGTGCGTAACTATCAGGCGCGTAACTTTATAAGGGATGAAATGAAGATTGGTGACAAAGTAATTTTCTACCATAGTAATGGTGAACCGCCCTGCGCTGCCGGTATTTGTGAAGTTGTTAAGGAAGCTTATCCGGATTTTACCGCATTCGATCCGGAAAATCCTCATTACGATCCGAAGAGTAAGAAGGACAATCCTGCATGGATGATGGTGGATGTTAAGCTGGTTAAGAAGTTTAAGAATTTTGTATCAATTGACAGTATGCGCAGCAATAAAAAGCTTCAGAAGATGCAGCTTCTCCAACGCGGAAACAGACTTTCTGTTATGCCGGTTACAAAAGATGAGTTTGAAGAGATAATGCGAATAGGAGGATAGAATAAATTTAGTTAAATGGTTTACTGTAAATGATGATTCATACTACAATTAATTTGACGAAGATTAGTTGTCAGGAATTCTAAAATAGAATTTCGACACAAATATTAAATATGATATTACAATATGGTCACAAAAAATAAATCAACATAAACTGAAGACGAAGTAAGAATATTAATAAAACCAGTTGTTGAAACTGAATAAAATAAATCTGACTGTTCTGGATTTACTGAATTAAGAAAACGTTGTCCAAGTAGTACCCAAAGATATAGACATTGCTCTGTTCATAGAAATATCCTCAAATTTAAATAGTGATCATTAATAATAAGAATGTAATTCATTCATGAGATTAATTTAGGATCAATAATGAAGAAAAAATATTGCGCAATAATATTGGTTACACTGAATTTTATTCCTCTATTTGGACAAAACAATAATTGCAAGGATCAAATCCTGGATTACAGGGATTTTATTGAAACGGATAGTACCAAATGGTGTTTAACTTTATCAAAAGACGATAGAATAGCATTGTTCTACTTTGGAGCAATTCACTCGAAAGACCCATCCAACATACAGTTTAATGAAATTGAAAAAGCATGGAGTAGAGAAAAGTTTGATATAGCTTTATATGAAGGACCTAATAGAGGTATCTTTTCCACAAAAGAGGAAACAATAGAAAAATTGGGCGAGTCCGGCTTTTTAAGATTTTTAGCTTCCCGGGATAGTGTTGAAGTCTTATCGCTCGAACCAGACCCTATTAAAGAAATTAATTATCTATTGGATTATTTCCCGATTGAAAAAATAAAACTTTTCTTTTTATTGAGAGAGGCTCAGAGAGTAAGAGAAAGTTTTAATTGGGAAGAAGTTCAGATTAAAAGTCATATAGAAAACGTTTTAACAAAGGCCAATTCATTACCAGTACTAAATAATACAGTACTTAATATCCGGGACATTGAAAATTCATTTATAAAATATTGGGGAACAGGAATAAAATGGTGGGAAGCCCCTTCAAATTGGTTTGATCCATTACAGGCATCGGAGAAAACAGGCGGAATTTTTACAAATGACATCAACAGATATTCAAGTAATTACAGAAACACCCATATGTTCGATTTAATCACCAGTTTTTTTCATAAAAATAAAAGAGTGTTTGCAATTGTTGGCAGAAATCATATTCCAATGCAATCGAAAGCTCTTAAATGTGAATGGGAAAGATTAAGCGCGAATAGGAATTAGCTGCACTTAACCATGACAATCCTTTTAGATCATGATGTTATTAACCCTGTGCAATGGTATTTTTATTAAATTACCTAACCAAGTATGTTGAGCAAAACGAATTTTTGAGATTGTTTTATCAAAATTAGAGAGCAACATATTTTTTGATATTTTTATATTCGATTATCCATAAAATATTACCATGGATTCAATACGCTTAAGAATTTTACAAGATGGTATTAGCAATCCCGGTCCGGTTGTTTACTGGATGCAGCGGGATCAGCGCGTTCACGATAACTGGGCATTGTTATACGCGCAGGAAAAAGCAATAGAGCGTAACGTACCGCTGTTTGTTCTATTTAACCTTGTCCCGGATTTCCTTGAAGCGACAATCCGGCAATACGGATTTATGATTAAAGGATTGCAGGAAGTTGAATCGGGATTAAGTAAATACAACATTCCTTTTGTTATTACTACAGGCGATGCCGGAGAAAAAATTCCCGCGTTTCTCGAAAAAACCATAGCTTCATTAATAGTAACAGATTTCAATCCGTTAAAAATTGTGAGGCGATGGAAAAAATCCGTCGCTGATAAAATTGAAATCCCCTTTCACGAAGTTGATGCGCATAACATTGTCCCGTGTCTTCATGTGTCAGACAAACAGGAATTCGCCGCCTATACAATTCGTCCCAAGATCCAGAAATTACTTCCGGAGTTTTTAGAAGAGTTTCCCCCTCTTAGAAAGATGAAGACGAAAACTGAAAACGTAAAAGCGGACTGGGATTCAGTTTACAAATCATTAAAAATCAATACAGCTGTTAAAGAGGTTGACTGGCTTTTACCGGGAGAGAGTGCAGCCAATAAAACACTTCAAAAATTCATTGACAAAAAATTTGCGAATTACGGAACAGACAGAAATTTTCCGACGCATGACGCCCAGT
This Melioribacteraceae bacterium DNA region includes the following protein-coding sequences:
- a CDS encoding TonB-dependent receptor yields the protein MSKLLIFLLMFSGISIIAQPTKQDTIKSYELKPVTIIDDKAKSIPGSGQFINNRELEKLNQPNINNVLRTIPGVNIRDEEGFGLRPNIGLRGTPVNRSAKVTLMEDGILIAPAPYADPSAYYFPTFARMQGVEVLKGSSQIKHGPYTIGGAVNLLSTEIPESFKGFAQIAYGIFNTNQQRVWVGDSRNNLEYVFELNRIASTGFKELDNGSNTGFDRQDILGRLRWHTDEEATISQSVTLKFMHSSEDANETYLGLTYEDYVVNPLRRYSATQKDLLDMNHQHISINHLIQPASGLIVNTTAYYATTFRDWARANTIGGQSINNILSNPAEHQTPYQIMTGKANGNIDYQSAARTYFSKGIQSNAQYIFNTSEVWHKIQLGLRYHTDQADRYATRSVYAMTNGTMVLSTAGVKGNQENQIRDASSFASYLNYEMNYKGLKVSPGIRFEKIRLDFQNYGNADVERLGTSLKKASNDLSVFLLGIGVNYEINADMNLFGGVHKGFSPPGMPSLTSTTGQAEVETSVNYELGYNYDSEGLNAQVTAFLNNYDNILGSDNVSGGGAGTGNMFNAGNAKIQGLEVGLAYDLLYTKKATQDFKLPVYIAYTYTSAKFNETFKNGGGDWGSGIINRGDFIPFITPHLLTVSIGFENNKFDATVIGRYTGETRVKPGQNNIIVPAENVIYNDVNALKGFLIIDISANYRLDRTFTAFTTINNLTNSRAIVANLPQGYRPNMPLSFNVGLKADL
- a CDS encoding carbohydrate porin; this translates as MQYVLLQFIFILVFAGNYLAQKNPLNMPDTTTVLDKIFLTHEATYTGEFAGNLTGGKKTGGAYLGMANIKIGFETKTLELWEGGEFFLNGASTHGGTPSEKLIGDFQVASNIEAGNRTYLHELWYKHSYKNFQAIVGLQDLNSEFVTSEYAGNFINSSFGIPSLIADNIPVPIFPLTALGITARYEVNESMAIQAAVFDGLPEDSESNQYNLNWDLKSSDGVLVFSELQFSIELGDLPGKLKAGYYYHSHLRETCPETKIVETVFDKNYGFYAIADQNLLKSGGYNILGIFAQFAISPTNINAHNYYFGGGINYQIVSDNGTKDLLGIAIAHAGFSNKDLRNETTVEMFYKAHITENLFFQPDIQYIVNPAGTENNLRNSVAAFLRFGINF
- the feoB gene encoding ferrous iron transport protein B; protein product: MYKTELNIQAVEAIHLSDLQNDEVGIITKILGHGAFRKRITEMGFVKGKPVKVIKNAPLQDPIEYELMSFHVSLRRSEARLIEVVPVEKYGDKSIAHFDGTIPDDELQKKIREKCRTINVALVGNPNSGKTTLFNYATGKHERVGNYGGVTVDTKEAKLDHNGYRINITDLPGTYSISEYSPEELFVRKHITETLPDVVVNVIDSSNLERNLYLTSQLMDMNIKVVIALNMYDELEEKGDKFDHAALAKIIGIPIVTTVASKGKGIKELFSKVIDVYEDRDEVARHAHINYGTNIEDSIKRLRDEIKKNRIIYDSYYSRYAAIKLLENDTDFTSRISGIPDSQNLLALAQKEITSLEREYKEKSDTVIADAKYGFINGVLKETYKQDKLNKRQASHSIDFFLTHKYLGFPIFIFFLWVMFQLTFSLGGYPMDWIDAGVSELGNFIANTLPDGSLRDLIVDGIIGGVGGVIIFLPNILILFFCISLMEDTGYMARAAFIMDKLMHKIGLHGKSFIPLIMGFGCNVPAVMATRTLENRKDRILTMLILPLMSCSARLPVYVLLISAFFPANQGLVLLSIYLIGILLATLVALVFKRIFFAKQDVPFVMELPPYRIPTLRNTLVHMWGKSVQYLTKMGTVILSASIIIWALGHFPRDVKFSVDYDKMTEEISANINLTGSEKEEQLAQIEIDKESERMEKSYIGQLGHMIVPVIEPLGWDWKIGVSIITGLAAKEIVIGSMGVLYQSDLEADETSVNLKTKLQQQVFTSGPRIGEKVFSPVVAYSLMLFILIYFPCVAVIAAIRKEANWKWATFTMVYTTAMAWIVAFGAYHIGNIF
- a CDS encoding FeoB-associated Cys-rich membrane protein, with the translated sequence MIQDIIVFTIISLTAGYIVISFIKNLRVKKRSGNACGGCTGCDLSKNSAACSREF
- a CDS encoding EVE domain-containing protein; protein product: MKYWLMKSEANCYPIEFLEKEKNQTTYWDGVRNYQARNFIRDEMKIGDKVIFYHSNGEPPCAAGICEVVKEAYPDFTAFDPENPHYDPKSKKDNPAWMMVDVKLVKKFKNFVSIDSMRSNKKLQKMQLLQRGNRLSVMPVTKDEFEEIMRIGG
- a CDS encoding deoxyribodipyrimidine photo-lyase gives rise to the protein MDSIRLRILQDGISNPGPVVYWMQRDQRVHDNWALLYAQEKAIERNVPLFVLFNLVPDFLEATIRQYGFMIKGLQEVESGLSKYNIPFVITTGDAGEKIPAFLEKTIASLIVTDFNPLKIVRRWKKSVADKIEIPFHEVDAHNIVPCLHVSDKQEFAAYTIRPKIQKLLPEFLEEFPPLRKMKTKTENVKADWDSVYKSLKINTAVKEVDWLLPGESAANKTLQKFIDKKFANYGTDRNFPTHDAQSNLSPYFHFGQISPQRVALVIQPLTEPAESYKAFLEEMLVRRELSDNFCYYNKNYDSFDGFHPWAQESLNLHRKDKRDYIYSTEEFELANTHDDLWNAAQMEMVNRGKMHGYMRMYWAKKILEWSKSPEDAMRTAIYLNDKYEVDGRDPNGYTGIAWSIGGVHDRPWFERPVYGKVRYMNYNGCAKKFDVKKYITNHLESRNK